The DNA region GGGTTGCTGATGGATGTCGACGGACGAGGAGACGCTCACCCAGGACGTCGTCTTCGACATCCTCAGTAGCGCCAGACGCCGCTACGTGCTCTACCTGCTCCGCACCGAGGACGCGCCGGTCGAACTGACGGAGCTCGCGGAGGACGTGGCGGCCTGGGAGAACGACACGACTGTCGAAGAACTGACGAAACAACAGCGCAAGCGGGTCTACGTCTCGCTGTACCAGACCCACGTCCCCAAGCTCGAGGACGCCGGGCTGGTCCGCTACGACCAGGACACCGGCGAGGTCGAGCTGACGCCGGCGGCCAACGACGTCGACCAGTACCTGAACCCGGGCGAGCGGGAGGTCCCCTGGCAGTACCTGTACCTCCCGCTCGCGCTGCTCGGGATCGCCCTGGTCGCCCTGTCGAACCTGAACGTGTGGATCTTCGCGGACATGACCGAGGTCACCCTCGGCGTCATCATCTTCTCCGGCTTCCTCCTCACCGTCGGCGCGCACATCGTCGTGTGGACCATGAACCGCCGGCAGGTCCCCGACGACCTCCGCCGCCATCCCTGAGTTCGGGAGCCACCGTCCGGCCGAGCCGCCGCGGGCGGCCAGTGTCCGTCGACGCCCGAGCCGAGCCGCTGTCCGTCGCGATCGGTGGCCACCGGGCGAACCCCCGTCGTGGTCGGAGCCCGCGCTCGCGAGCGCACACGCGCGCCTCTCCGGCGACAGCGAACGGGACGGTCGCCAGTGACCCGGCGGGTCCGCCTGCACGGAGCCCCCGGCGAGTCGACCGGTCCGGCACCGACCGGCGACCGGGGTCGGTCCGGCCGCGCCGCAGGTCGAACGGCGCTCCGGTCGCGCCGCTGGTCGAGCGGAACGAACCGCCAGAAGACGGCGGTCACGCGACAGGGACCCGGCTGGGACGGCCGCCGCCTACTCCTCCTCGACGTCCTCGGGCAGCAGCTGCTCGGGCTCGCGCTCGTAGGCCGGCGTGTCCACGAACTGGGCGATCCGCTCCAGGTCGCTGTCTGAGAGGTGTTCTGTCATCGGCTGTGATCCCGTCCTATCGACCGATAGTAATCCGGGCCCTAAAGCCACTTCGCGCCGCGTGACCGACCGACGGCGTCGCGGCACGCGACTCGCAGGCACTCGCTAGCCACCGGGTCGCCACGCCGCGGGACCGCGGAGCCGACCCGCACGGTGTCCGTATCCAGTCCGCACGCACTCGACACGCAGCGCGGTTCGCGCGCGCTCGACGCCGCCGATCGCTCGACTGAGCCGCCACCGAACCGGTCCCGAACGGGACGTATTCCAACCGGGCCGCCGCCGAAACGGCCACCTACCGCCGGGGTATCCATTACAAACCTATGTC from Halosimplex halophilum includes:
- a CDS encoding DUF7344 domain-containing protein, which translates into the protein MSTDEETLTQDVVFDILSSARRRYVLYLLRTEDAPVELTELAEDVAAWENDTTVEELTKQQRKRVYVSLYQTHVPKLEDAGLVRYDQDTGEVELTPAANDVDQYLNPGEREVPWQYLYLPLALLGIALVALSNLNVWIFADMTEVTLGVIIFSGFLLTVGAHIVVWTMNRRQVPDDLRRHP